The following proteins come from a genomic window of Leptospira neocaledonica:
- a CDS encoding diacylglycerol/polyprenol kinase family protein, which yields MKSEKTSSFNYLRKAWHLLGLIIPAFYYFDVFHGQFLLVYATRAILTVLLVLCLGLLVLLEWARFHIPVVQTIFVKLAGPLLKEEEKSRINGTFPYFLSITLVVFFFPPDIAILSLLFLVIGDPMAAWVGTHFGKNRFSNGKSKEGILAFILSSTIVGLWFIYVIQSGSREFGIYQFSSGEFLQNVILVLPAVIAAAVTELYSGTYWNGIVDDNLLIPVVSAVVLGVFAYFTLDLSIGQIFLNPAEIFETY from the coding sequence ATGAAATCTGAAAAAACTTCTTCCTTTAATTATTTGAGAAAGGCCTGGCATTTACTTGGGCTAATCATTCCTGCATTCTATTATTTCGATGTATTTCACGGACAATTTTTGTTAGTGTATGCTACTCGAGCAATTCTCACTGTCTTACTTGTTTTATGCCTCGGACTTTTGGTCTTATTAGAATGGGCGAGGTTCCATATTCCTGTTGTCCAGACAATATTCGTAAAGTTAGCCGGCCCATTATTAAAAGAAGAGGAGAAGTCCAGGATCAACGGGACCTTTCCTTATTTCCTTTCCATTACTCTGGTTGTCTTTTTCTTTCCTCCTGATATCGCGATCCTTTCCCTATTATTCTTAGTGATCGGAGATCCAATGGCTGCTTGGGTTGGGACTCATTTTGGAAAGAACAGATTTTCAAACGGTAAATCCAAGGAAGGGATCCTTGCATTCATTTTATCTTCTACGATCGTAGGACTTTGGTTTATCTATGTGATCCAATCCGGTTCCAGAGAATTCGGGATCTATCAATTTTCCTCCGGAGAATTTTTGCAGAATGTAATTTTAGTTTTGCCGGCAGTGATCGCTGCTGCAGTAACCGAATTATACAGTGGGACTTATTGGAACGGGATCGTGGACGATAATCTTCTAATTCCTGTTGTATCCGCGGTTGTATTAGGAGTATTTGCTTATTTCACTTTAGATCTAAGCATAGGTCAGATCTTCTTAAACCCGGCAGAAATTTTCGAAACGTATTAG
- a CDS encoding STAS domain-containing protein: protein MILNEIIISTEKIDSVQVLKLQGSINSFTEKKFKDVLSLAVRQGPVIMDMEDVHLVSSTGVQALKEVSQSSFSSKNKLVLVNISKAVINVFKMAGLNGFFLIANDEEAALKIASKR from the coding sequence ATGATCCTGAACGAGATTATCATCTCAACGGAAAAGATAGACAGCGTTCAAGTTCTGAAATTGCAGGGTTCTATCAACTCCTTTACGGAGAAAAAATTCAAGGATGTGCTTTCCTTGGCTGTCCGCCAGGGACCGGTCATCATGGATATGGAAGACGTACATTTGGTGTCCTCTACCGGGGTTCAGGCCTTAAAAGAAGTGAGCCAATCCAGTTTTTCAAGCAAGAACAAACTCGTCCTTGTAAATATCTCCAAAGCAGTGATCAATGTTTTTAAAATGGCTGGTCTAAACGGATTTTTCCTAATCGCAAACGACGAAGAAGCAGCCTTGAAGATAGCTTCTAAACGTTGA
- a CDS encoding LIC12015 family putative lipoprotein, with the protein MNKKIIVLSFLAALLFQCNSDSDVLASFKGGTVTRKELRNFYQLNTGGRKPEPNHPTKEEQTQLLETLGLFKLISLYNTEKKLVSEDELAVFLKYSKPQMAASFLQRNLAEKLEQVGKLKFAFVRVIAVFSFDPKDEAVTRQRAESIFEGVQKLSSKKEIIQYVVDHTDQPAYKAVGGLLDPQCLNCGNDPNLAYYQEAAANQGKWILKEIDDQVPPGANPKAPRKKKFLILRVEKVETIYASRVGKFFSKEFGKLKNLAKNYIATPGISDQIKADVKRNYLDLKIDDIAPRYEDFMKKRFLFSAVSEQEEQLVKNAGFEKANITQDNLNTFNHESVLLTNTKTGETVKFKDVLNELEQLAKQSGLDSSKLDDKANVLQFFRQQFVWYKIADHSNELKEALESKDFQDMFNVMKLYIVQPLVFKRELPSDVNVSEAEMREQYEAAKMFSYSKSNPNNPQDRIPMPYGEVREKIKEDLIRAKKQNFVRELTQKLKTDYQFILDSSRLKEGKI; encoded by the coding sequence ATGAACAAAAAAATAATCGTACTCTCGTTCCTGGCTGCATTACTCTTTCAGTGTAATTCGGACTCGGACGTATTAGCCTCTTTCAAAGGGGGCACAGTTACCAGAAAAGAACTCAGGAACTTCTACCAACTCAATACAGGCGGACGTAAGCCAGAACCGAATCATCCAACCAAAGAAGAACAAACTCAACTTCTGGAAACTTTAGGTCTTTTCAAATTGATCTCTCTATACAATACGGAAAAGAAACTTGTTAGCGAAGATGAATTAGCGGTTTTTCTAAAATACTCCAAACCACAAATGGCTGCTTCTTTCTTGCAAAGAAATCTAGCGGAGAAGTTAGAACAAGTTGGTAAATTAAAATTCGCTTTCGTAAGAGTGATCGCGGTTTTCTCTTTCGATCCAAAAGACGAAGCGGTTACCAGACAAAGAGCGGAGAGTATTTTTGAAGGAGTTCAAAAACTTTCCTCTAAAAAAGAGATTATCCAATACGTAGTAGATCATACCGATCAACCTGCATATAAAGCGGTAGGCGGATTATTAGATCCACAATGTTTAAATTGTGGAAATGATCCAAACCTTGCTTATTACCAAGAAGCTGCAGCGAACCAAGGAAAATGGATCTTAAAAGAGATCGATGACCAAGTTCCTCCGGGAGCAAATCCTAAAGCTCCTAGAAAGAAAAAATTCCTGATCTTAAGAGTAGAAAAAGTAGAAACCATTTACGCATCGAGAGTCGGAAAATTTTTCTCAAAAGAATTCGGAAAACTAAAAAATCTGGCTAAAAATTATATTGCGACTCCTGGAATTTCCGATCAGATCAAAGCAGACGTAAAACGTAATTATTTAGATCTTAAAATCGATGATATCGCTCCTCGTTACGAAGACTTTATGAAAAAAAGATTCTTGTTTAGCGCAGTTAGCGAACAAGAAGAACAATTAGTAAAAAATGCAGGTTTCGAAAAAGCGAATATTACTCAGGACAATCTGAATACTTTCAATCATGAATCCGTTTTATTGACCAATACCAAAACCGGAGAAACAGTTAAGTTTAAAGATGTTTTGAACGAGTTGGAACAATTGGCAAAACAAAGCGGATTGGATTCCTCTAAGTTAGACGATAAGGCGAATGTGCTCCAATTTTTCAGACAACAATTTGTTTGGTATAAGATAGCGGACCACTCCAATGAATTAAAAGAAGCTTTAGAATCCAAGGATTTCCAAGATATGTTCAATGTTATGAAGCTCTACATTGTACAACCTTTGGTATTTAAAAGAGAACTTCCTAGTGATGTAAACGTTTCAGAAGCGGAGATGAGAGAACAATATGAGGCAGCCAAAATGTTCTCGTATTCTAAGTCGAATCCAAACAATCCTCAAGACAGGATCCCTATGCCTTACGGAGAAGTTCGAGAGAAGATCAAAGAAGATTTGATCCGAGCTAAAAAACAAAACTTCGTAAGAGAGCTTACCCAAAAGCTTAAAACAGATTACCAATTCATTCTGGATTCCAGCAGATTGAAAGAAGGTAAGATCTAA
- a CDS encoding helix-turn-helix transcriptional regulator, with amino-acid sequence MLRKKRGIKQYDMARALGVSPSYLSKIETGSQAPTEKFRQACAKYLKTTLDKLFNESPVEEVYPEFSQGLTNKLWAKRRELGIKQYDMAKKLKVSTPFLSKVELGLLEPPEDFKSMASKVLKMKKEELFLHKVEF; translated from the coding sequence ATGCTCCGTAAAAAACGGGGAATCAAGCAATATGATATGGCAAGGGCTCTGGGTGTATCCCCTAGCTACCTTTCCAAAATTGAAACCGGAAGCCAAGCTCCTACTGAAAAATTCAGACAAGCTTGCGCTAAATATTTGAAAACGACATTAGATAAACTGTTCAACGAAAGTCCGGTAGAAGAGGTTTATCCTGAATTCAGCCAAGGACTTACCAATAAACTTTGGGCAAAACGCAGAGAATTGGGAATCAAACAATACGATATGGCTAAAAAATTAAAGGTCTCAACTCCTTTCCTTTCTAAAGTGGAGTTAGGACTATTAGAGCCGCCTGAAGATTTCAAGAGTATGGCTTCTAAAGTTTTAAAAATGAAAAAAGAGGAATTATTTCTACATAAAGTAGAATTCTAA